One Megalobrama amblycephala isolate DHTTF-2021 linkage group LG15, ASM1881202v1, whole genome shotgun sequence genomic window, tttacaaaataataaacctCATGTTCACTTTTTTAGGTGTGGCCATTGCAAACGTCTTGCCCCTGAGTATGAGGCAGCCGCCACTCGACTAAAAGGCATTGTCCCACTTGCTAAGGTATTGTTATTCAACCCTGCAAATTTATTGGAGTACCTTTACATATCctcattatatatacatttttcaggtTGCCATATTGCATTGAAGACCTATTTGAAATGAATTTGGCcttcccttgtgaaaaaagaagtgcacttgtagtgtacttcaaatcttaaaagttcattttttaaaactgcacttgcagataatgtatttaaatataaacatttcaataaaaaatactttaaagtgtattttagtttaccataaatgcttgtcagcaCATTCAGCAGTACACTTTAAGCATATTTCAAAGaaagttcagctaattgcatttaatataaatttaaactgtaatgcattttcatttaattgcaaataacatgcatttaaagggttagttcacccaaaaatattttttttttttgtcattaattactcaccctcatgtcgttccacacctgtaagaccttcgttcatcttcagaacacaaattaagatatttttgatgaaatccgatgtctcagtgaggcctccattgacagcaagataattaacactttcagatgcccagaaagctactaaagacatatttaaaacagttcatgtgactacagtggttcaaccttaatattataaagtgactagaatactttttgtgcaccataaaacaaaataacgactttattcaacaatatctagtgatggacgattttaaaacactgcttaatgaagctttttcgaatcagtggttcggagcgtgtatcaaactgccaaagttacGTGAACCATTGAAGTTTCGAgacattttgaaacatttatgacgtaacaaagcctaatttactgaaatcacatgactttggcagtttgatatgcgcttacgaaccactgattcgaaacaaaagattcgcaaagcttcattaagcagtgttttaaaatcgtccatcactagatattgttgaaataaagtcgttattttgtttttttgggcgcacaaaaagtattctcgtcaagGTTGACccgctgtagtcacatgactgttttaaaaatgtctttagtagctttctgggcatctgaaagtctaaattaacttgctgtcaatgcctcaagagccatcggattttatcaaaaatatcttaatttgtgttctgaagatgaatgaaggtcttacgggtgtggaacaacatgaggatgagtaattaatgactgaattttcatttttgggtaaactaaccctttaagtgtgcaAAAGCATTGCATTAATTTCACATTGGTTGTCTTGGGTCTGGTGGAGGATTGCTGTTAATGTTCATCTCCGATATGATCTAGGTGGACTGTACCGCCAATTCCAATGTGTGCAGCAAATATGGCGTGAGCGGGTACCCAACCCTGAAGATTTTCAGAGACGGAGAGGATTCTGGTGGCTACGATGGTCCCAGGACAGCAGGCATGTTCTCATTTCTTGTAAGTGATGCTTTAAGTAGTTTCTGTATCCgattattaatgtctttgtttcttcattaCTCCGACAGATGGAATTGTTAGCCACCTGAAGAAGCAGGCAGGCCCAGCCTCGGTGGAGCTCAAGAGTCAGGCTGAGTTTGAGAAGTTCATCGGGGACCGTGATGCCAGTGTCGTGGGTAAGTGCTGGTATTATTTAGTAGTAGCCTCATATTAGCCCTGATTATACTGTGTTAATTTTAATACAGTATTAATGGTTCTCTGTGTCTTCAGGCTTCTTCGCTGATGGAGGAAGCACTGCTCAGGGAGAGTTCCTGAAGGCGGCCAGTGCTTTCAGAGAGTCCTACCGTTTCGCCCACACTAATGTTGAGGACTTATTGAAGAAACATGATGTTGATGGAGAGTATGTGGCATTTTTCTGTTCCTAATGCTTTTGGTTTCAGTTTCACAGAGAAATTCataatttctcatttaaaaaatgttatataaatgcatattgcAGGGGAATTATTTTGTTCCGGCCACCTCATCTCAGCAACAAATTTGAAGACGGCAGTGTGAAGTTCACTGAGGACAAGTTCACAAGTTCAAAGATCAAGAAGTTCATTCAGGACAACATGTACGTTGCACAGAGTTGCTCAAATCTGCATTCTTTTCTGATCTATTTGATGTATCAGATATTTAATCAGTTATTTTCTCATCATATGCCAGTTTTGGCATCTGTCCCCACATGACTGATGACAACAAAGACCAGCTGAAAGGCAAAGACTTGTTGGTGGCCTACTATGATGTGGACTATGAGAAGAACCCCAAGGGTTCCAACTACTGGAGGAACAGGTACAACTCAAACTCATTTTTGTCAACAGTTTCTTTGGGCCATTGAAATGTTTTGGCGTTTTATTTCAATCAGTATATTTCAAATTCCAATggtcaaaaaaaacaacaaccttaAAATGTTAATTAGTAGTAGTATTTCTTTTCTCAAATCAATTCCTTTGgtctaaaaaagtaaaaaatatattattattttatttgtattttataaaacaaaccataaaacattttcgctacttaaaataaaataaaatttaacataaataaaatgaaatatagaaaaactttatttattatggaagaggattagggccaagcaataataaaaaaaaattaaaccatctcgagattaaagttgttaaatttcgagagaaaagtctaaataaaatgttgagaataaagtcattaaattacgagaaaaaagttgttaaattacaagaacaaattcgttaaattatgagaaaaatgtcgttaaatttcgagaaaaaagtcgagataaaatgttgagaataaactcattaaattatgagaaaaaaacttgttaaattgagaaagtcaagataaaatgttgagaataaagtcattaaattatgactttattctcaacattttatctcgacttttttctcataatttaatgaatttgttctcgtaatttaacaactttaatcttgagatggttttaatttttattattgcttggccctaatcctcttccataatttattctatttcagttagttgccatttatttttatttagtttaactttGTTCTAAAATAAGTaagactaaaataaaataaataaatgatatagACATTTTAAATAACAATAACTAATACAAAtctcaaaaacatacaaaacaatcaataaaatcataaaaataaaaacgtatTCAAAGTATTAATAGAAACTACAATAATATCTCAGTAATACTAAAATACAGACACGcgcgcacacaaacacacacatacatgcggTCAAACCAAAACTGATTCAGatgtttttgatatatttttattagtgggtgcaggacattatagttcatttatgtaagtgaggatagcaaaataaagtaaactgtgacattcttcatacagtggactaccaatATAATTTGtcaaaatttggaaccaaaaattattcagacacttttaCCTGACCATTTTTTGacctgagatcttgtcatattttattaccgttttcttaaactatagtgaataaactgtattaatgaattaaatgttcaaggtgtctgaataaattttggtttgactatctCAAATActgaaatctaaataaaatcattttctttTAGTGAATGTACATTTTTCTAGTTGTTTGtactaaagttatttttttcagcTACTAACTCCTCCTCTTTATCTGTATGCTGATAAGTGCTATtctcaaatataatttatttatttttattttctgaatgAAGCGGAAGTGTTGACTGTGATCAGGCTCTGataatctttctctctctctctctagggTAATGAAGGTGGCCAAGAGCTTCCTGGATCAGGGGAAGACGCTCAGCTTCGCAGTGGCCAGTAAGAACAGCTTCAGTCATGACGTGTCTGAGTTGGGTCTGGACGGCAGCAGTGGAGAGTTGCCTCTCGTCGGCATCCGTACTGCCAAGGGAGACAAATACGTCATGAAAGAGGAGTTCtcgtaagttttttttttttttttttcttttttttctttttcccttCTTCCTTTATTTTTCCACACGAACCTTGTTTTAGGCAagtaaaaaaatcaatttttgtgTCTGCAGTCGTGATGGAAAGGCCTTGGAGAAGTTCCTGCAAGATTATTTTGATGGGAAACTGAAGCGTTACCTCAAATCTGAGCCCATTCCTGAGAGCAACGATGGCCCTGTGAAGGTGCGTCAGGATTTTGTTTCAgcattgattattaataataatagtaataataatttttatttttttttactttattttacattattataatttaaatgatcatatatttacacaataatacatttttttttaaatatttattttcatatttgtacattttattttatattttattattatttttttaaaaccagtTTACATAACCTGCAACTTCATCCATATCATTCCAGGTTCTTGTGGCTGAGAACTTTGACTCCattgtaaatgatgacagcaaAGACGTTCTCATCGAGTTTTACGCCCCCTGGTGTGGACACTGCAAGAGCCTGGAGCCTAAATACAAAGAACTTGGAGAGAAGGTGAGTTTTTAGGCCTTGATTATTATATTGATCGCTATGAAATATTGACCTGAACAGCAGCTTTTGCTTCACTGTTTCATAAATGTTATCTTTTTCACAGCTTTCCGACGATCCAAACATCATCATCGCAAAGATGGATGCCACCGCTAACGATGTCCCCTCTCCATATGAAGTTAGAGGGTATGTCATCTATCCATCTTTCTTGTCTGCCAGAATGGTGTTTTTTGGTCTCATTTATAGTTTGAATCTTTGCTAAtgttttgatttattcatcATTTGACTCTTTGCTTTCAGATTCCCCACCATCTATTTCTCCCCAGCTGGTCAGAAGAACAATCCAAAGAAATATGAGGTTTGTTTATTTGACTTTGGTTAATCCAAACTTAGAAGTCCATCGAGAATGAATCCTCATCAGTCTTATTTGACTTTCAGGGAGGTCGTGAAGTCAGCGACTTCATTTCCTACCTAAAGAGAGAAGCTACAAACACTGTGGTGGTTCAAGAGGATGAGAAGAAGTcaaataagaagaagaagaagtctGAGTTATAAACAATCACAGCCCAACAACCAAGGAGGGAATTCTTGCAGGAGACATAAATTATATTCCAATCTTTAGTGAAGCAAGTGCTCTGACCCACGTCACATTGTCGGCCCTCTCTTGGGCCTGCTGCTCTGGGAACACTGTGGAAGCTTGTGACGGCCAGACTGTGTGAGATTTTTAGATAAGTGGAAGAGGTACAGACCTGTCAATTTGAGATTGTTTTCCCTACACTGTACCTTGGAGAGATGCACTTTTGAGACCAATTCTACATATTTCTTTCTCATGGAAAAGGGGAGGGGGATTTGGtgaatttttccttttttgtacctttttttttttttttttttttttttatgtttggaAGGATTGTGAAATAAAAGGCCCACTAAACCTACAATCATGCTGGTTTCTTCTTGATGTACTTgttctgaaattttaaaaatggcaaaagcaTCTAAAGACCAGTAGAAAGTCTTCAGCATGATCTTTCAAATGACATTCTCTCTTGGAAGTCACTTAAAGTTTACATTTTGGCTGTTATCAGTTTGACTTATGTCAGTTTTTATCTGACATGTTTAACTGTCAAGAAATCTCAAGGTGCATTGCTGTAGAGCATAGAACTTCGAATCAACAAACAGATCCACTAGTAATACACTAGATGGTGCAGTTTACTCAGTGACACTGGCACATGAGTAAACGATTCTTCCAAGAAAGTCACCagctttaaagtcaccatgaagtcaaaattgacaattcttttaatggaatattgcagtattaaaTATCCAtgcacacaatttttttttattttgaaaccgTTGCTGACTTCATAATCAGTTACAGAGAAAAACAGCATTATACACTGAAGACCTGAGGATCACACGCTACACTTTTAAAAGGAAAGGTTCTGTCAGGCAACTTTTATATAGTACCTTTTAGGGGGTTCCATTATGAAATCATTTCATGGATTtagttaattcattttttattttaattataaggagtttaattcataaaatgaaaacactatcactggaaaaaaaacaacccgTTAAACATGAATctttatatagaacctttttaaCATAAAGGGTTCTTTAATCTTGAGTCTAGAACCCAAGGGTTCCGTATggaactttttcttctagagAGTGCAATATTTTATAGCTGTTATGAACAGACGGGGCTCAATATCGAACGTTTGAAATCTGACTGGAAATCAGTCTGAAGCAAAATGAGCTCATCATACACTACGTGATTTTCTGTTCAATCTGTCGTCCAACTGGCCAAAATTTTTAGCAAAtagcaacaaaaaaacaacaacttttgtCTCAAGTCAAGttgtgtattccagccttatTGTAGCTCACAGGCCTATGACTCATGATCAGACATGGAAACAGAAGCAACACATTGTTTAGGCATCAACTAAATAATTTTGCAGTAGTTAACAAGTAGCTTTTGGGAAAAACAGCAGTCATGCATAGGTTTAAGATCAACAGtgtctttattaaaataatctgtttaacatttacatttatttcacattatGACAGATTGCAAATGAGCTGCCAAACTGTTAAAAAACATACTACATAAAAATCCACAGTACAATAAGCACAAATAAATAGAGCACTAACAAACAATTACagtgaaaaatgcaaaagaaagaaatgtttcCACCTTATTTTCACAATGAATGTTCAGACCAGTTTAAACTTCTGAGAGTTATACTGTACCTAACTGATGCCATATGTAACATTTGTATAATACATAAAGAGTACAAAATATACAATGTTGGGaaatgcattattatacaaGCAAACGAGAATCAAGTTCAGCtaaaacagacagacaataaaacttatataaaaaaaaaaaaagtgtttctttTAGAAAATCAAAGAGTGTGAGATAAGACAAAGTACTTTTTGTAATAACAGTCTTAGTCTAGAAGTTTCTTTCGGCTGTAAGTCCTACTAGGTGTCCTTCGCCTTTTCGGCTGGCAAAGGGGAGAGATATCCAGCTCAGCCTTTGATCCTGTTGGGAGAAAGTATAAATCATGATGCCATTATTAACATAGATGCTTAAAACCTGATCTAATACGTCCCTCAATTGTGACAggaattgtttttatttttgctaaatctaaaaataagaaaaaaagattATAAAATCACAACAATTGAGATTAGGCTTGCTGCGACCTGTGTTCAGCTGCAACACCGGTTACGTAACTTGCCCGCCACGGCACCgtaattttgatttttaatattaacaaaaatcaATTAGTTCAGTTAGAAAACAGACACTACAATTAAAAACTGAACGGATCTGCTCAATGCAGCATGAGCTGAACGAGAGTCACAGCacagatcagcagcaggagtcagatttcaTTCATCACGAGAGTGAGCTGACTGATGATTGCAGAAGATTTTTggatttttgcaatattttgtatttaaacccATTTAAACCCCCCGCCCTCTCTGTGATACTGCTATtatcagtgttgtcacatgtcGATTAACCAGCGGGAAAACTTCCTCACGGTCACAACCCGTTGAGATTAAGAAAAATCTTGATCCAGATTTGAACTTTTGACACCTGGATAAGCACTAAAGCTCAATGTGAtgatgcatatgcaataagctTTCAGCCAGAGCTCAAACAAGAAAAAGGCTTAAAGAACATGCCTAACTTGACATAAAAATTGAGCTGAGGCAAAGTTTGGCAGTAgccaaaaaaaaatctcaggaaAACACCAGCTGTGATCACAGCCTCATTCTCATTTGTGTCAGATTGAGTAAGGAGTCTACTCTGACTCAGGCccattattctaaatatatcttGTTTGTCTTACCATTAAATTGCGATGCCTCATTGATTACAGCTGATTTCTTGTATAACAGAGGTGACTGAGTGAGAGCAAAGATTCCGCTGGCTGACACAGGTTTCTTTACTTTAGGGGTGTCCACTGCAAGACATTCAAGCGACAACGATTACAAACAAGTTACGGAAACAAGGAACATGCTATAGCCTAAATTGCACTTGAGTTTCACTGTACCCTTTATGCCCTTCCATGCGAACTGTTCAGACTTCATGGAGTCTCTAGCATCACACTCTTGAACCACAGTTTCGGTCCAGTCCATGCCTTCTGGTGAGCACTGATGGTCCATCACCTGGCTTGATCTCAAACCCAGTTTTCTTTGACTGACTGGGGTGTTCAGTGACTCCTTGAGTTCTTCCACTCCTTGAATACGGAAAACCCCTTCAAGTTCTGGGTCCTCCAATACCCCAGGCTTTTCTAGGAGAGGAACCCCTTTGATGACCTGCTCTTTGCTCCCGCAAGTCTCGATTCGAGCCCTTTTCTTACGAGGCCAACTATTGAGGTTCTCTGGGGTTGACCATCCTCTGCTTTGAGGAGATGGAGTCAGTGGGGACGCCAAAGGGGACTGGCTACTTGCCGGATACCGCGTGGGAGTAATCGACTGACATATGTATGTCTGTACACCCTTTCCAGGTGTACCTTTGGCAGGGGTTCCTCGACTGCAGAGTGATGGAGATATGCAGCCAGGATGTCTAGAACATTGAGCAAGAGGGCTGTCAACTTGTGGCGCCTTCACATTTGACATGTTACGGTGCACAAGATGTGTGGCCATGCCTTTGGTGGCACTACTAGGTGCATCACCTGCATTGAAAGAATCTGTCCGTCTTAACTTTAGTTTAGGCAGACCTGATGCCTGCATTTCCATCTCCACTTCATAAGTAAGTGGTTGAGCAGTGGACTTTTCACATGCAGGAGTTCGCCTTGTTCTTGGGGTGGAAATCTTTGGTGTTCCTGAGGGATATCCAAGACGTGCTTCTGCTTCTCGTTGGCGCCGGTCTGGAGTTTGACGGAAGCCATAGCTTCGACTTGCTGTTGTTGCGGACGGGGTGGCTTGTTTGCCCTCAAATTCAAAAACCTCTGAGGATATAGAGGGTTTTCTTGAGAAAGCGATGTTCATCTTAATGCCCCCTATGAGCTGGGTCTTCACCACTGAGGCCTCCGATATATCGATGCTTTCATCATCTGTGGTAACGCTGAATTCAGAGCAATCAAACTGCTGGGAGTCAGAAGATGATGCCTCTTCTCTTTTTCCATGGTTTGTCTCAATTTGGGCAATTTCTTTATCCTCCTGTGGACATTTTCCCTCTTTATTGAAGGATGAACTGCTTTGATGGCTGATACCTGATCTAGAAAGACCAAGGGATGGTGATGCACTTAATTTTTCTACAGCCACAATCAGAACTTTATAAGGTGAAGGGCTAGTACTTGCAATGGTTCTTAACTTGTTAGAAGTTGACACAGAGTCTTTAACAGGAGTCCTACCAGAGCGAGTGCACATCCTGTGTGCTGGGCTGGGGCTTTTTATTGGCGTTTGTATATTTGGTTTCATTGGTGAAATGGAGAAACAAACTGGCCCGGAATCGGACTGTTGCACGTCAACGGAGGCAAGTTCACCAGATTCTTCAGTAATCTTGCAAGGTAAGCTTAGTGTTCTCCTCATCTTTCCTGATCTCGTAATGGACTGAGATGTTTCTAAATCAAGATTTCCAGGAAGTTCAAGTGTCCTAGGCATCATTCCAGAAGATGCCTTGGATTTCCTTTGGGGCACCTTGTCAGGTGTTTTAAAAACAGTTCTTTCCTCTGGGCTGCAATTCTTGCCAGGTGTaatcagccttggtgagtatcTTTTTGTAAACATCGGAGACTCTGGCACATTGATTGGGTTTTCTGACAGGTGTTTCCGTGGAGATGGAGACCATGTCACACTCTTTTTTGGCGTTCTACAGCTTGGGCTCCTCAGCCAAGCACCATTTGGAGAAACACAATCCAAGAGGCTTTTCATTGGAGTCTTGAGTATCCCCTTCAGAGGGCTTTTCTTAGGCGTCTCTACCCCTAAACTTTTCGCAACAGGCGAGCAAAAGGGACTCCCTCGCAGAGTCATCCCATTTTCCCCAACTGTCTGGCTTGGAGTTCTTGGGGACCGAGGGGTTTTGCACTCAACAGCACATCCTACAAGATCAGATCTTAACTTCTGTGGAGTTTTATTTTGACTCTGAAAAACAAATGGATCTTATTAATGCAAAGGAGATGAACAATACGAATACCTTTAGTAttccatattattttaatcaacTGCAAACCAAAAGGGATATTACCTCAAAAACTGTAGAGCTGCCTTGATCTTCTGAAGAGGATGCTGTAGTGTGTCGTAGACGACCAGGGGACTGGGTAGCACCAAAAAGAAGCCGAACTGGCGACCTAACAGAACTAACATCAAATCCACCTGCAAAATGTAGACAAGGCTACTTTGAGAATGCCACAGCATACAACTTAACAGcatgttaaaaaactac contains:
- the pdia3 gene encoding protein disulfide-isomerase A3, with protein sequence MMLAVLFVAAFAAAARASDVLEFTDDDFDSRIGDHDLILVEFFAPWCGHCKRLAPEYEAAATRLKGIVPLAKVDCTANSNVCSKYGVSGYPTLKIFRDGEDSGGYDGPRTADGIVSHLKKQAGPASVELKSQAEFEKFIGDRDASVVGFFADGGSTAQGEFLKAASAFRESYRFAHTNVEDLLKKHDVDGEGIILFRPPHLSNKFEDGSVKFTEDKFTSSKIKKFIQDNIFGICPHMTDDNKDQLKGKDLLVAYYDVDYEKNPKGSNYWRNRVMKVAKSFLDQGKTLSFAVASKNSFSHDVSELGLDGSSGELPLVGIRTAKGDKYVMKEEFSRDGKALEKFLQDYFDGKLKRYLKSEPIPESNDGPVKVLVAENFDSIVNDDSKDVLIEFYAPWCGHCKSLEPKYKELGEKLSDDPNIIIAKMDATANDVPSPYEVRGFPTIYFSPAGQKNNPKKYEGGREVSDFISYLKREATNTVVVQEDEKKSNKKKKKSEL